From the Bacteroidota bacterium genome, one window contains:
- a CDS encoding nicotinamide mononucleotide transporter yields the protein MDQYQILIFGQQINILELLAMLSGIIAVWLTVKHSVWCFPIGIVNVLLYAWLFYSPSVRLYADTLLQCIYVILLIYGWIRWNSKKEENPDFVPENMSPDQWKKSLLVFLAGSCLFGYLFQNFTDASLPWLDSTLTTASLIAQWMVAKKKIENWIIWIIANSVYIPLFFFKHLPLTSLLYFLFLIMAISGYLQWKKLMPANQS from the coding sequence GTGGACCAGTACCAAATCTTAATTTTCGGCCAGCAGATCAATATTCTGGAACTCTTGGCCATGCTCAGCGGGATCATTGCTGTTTGGCTAACCGTGAAACATTCTGTCTGGTGCTTTCCGATTGGAATCGTCAATGTCCTACTGTATGCCTGGCTCTTCTACTCACCCTCTGTACGTCTTTATGCCGATACATTACTGCAATGTATTTATGTAATTCTACTTATCTATGGATGGATCCGGTGGAACAGTAAAAAAGAGGAGAACCCTGATTTTGTGCCGGAGAACATGAGTCCAGATCAATGGAAAAAAAGCCTGCTTGTGTTTCTTGCAGGAAGCTGCCTCTTTGGTTACCTTTTTCAAAATTTCACGGACGCTTCTCTACCCTGGCTGGATTCAACGCTCACAACGGCAAGTCTTATCGCTCAATGGATGGTAGCGAAAAAGAAAATTGAAAACTGGATTATCTGGATTATCGCGAACAGTGTTTACATTCCGCTCTTCTTTTTCAAACATCTCCCACTCACCTCGCTCCTGTATTTTCTCTTTCTCATTATGGCGATTTCAGGTTATCTTCAATGGAAAAAGTTAATGCCTGCAAATCAGTCATGA
- a CDS encoding helix-turn-helix transcriptional regulator, with the protein MALLSKFIDSLNVDLHRTAFREVVHPVKLNGSFDKHNVIIHLNRGNLFVGHDNEVMPQDSFYFFPAGQPIYVKHAIGNHHDLGPDGFKDDDHRSRFLRTISGLEDFNSMKEVFTILAFDVTLYDAIPFFEVLGMPPFALTKDEEFGFLVKHIALENEQNKLGRDKLIRNYMEEIMIHMCRYIESQEKFKKYTDRLEFLSDRRLVDIVKYIQENLEKDLSNKTIANIAYVSEDYVGQFFKSLTNKNLQDYIENQRLERAMFLLRTQPDNIQEIAHRVGFKDPAYFSRRFKMKFGSNANAVRQNKSQLV; encoded by the coding sequence ATGGCATTATTAAGCAAATTTATCGATTCCCTAAATGTAGACCTCCACCGGACCGCTTTTCGGGAAGTGGTTCATCCGGTCAAACTAAATGGAAGTTTTGACAAACACAATGTAATCATCCACCTGAACCGTGGAAACCTTTTTGTCGGTCACGACAATGAGGTGATGCCCCAGGACAGTTTTTATTTCTTTCCTGCCGGTCAGCCGATTTATGTGAAACATGCAATCGGCAATCATCATGATTTGGGTCCTGACGGATTCAAGGATGATGATCATCGTTCGAGGTTTTTAAGAACCATCAGCGGACTGGAAGACTTCAATTCCATGAAAGAAGTTTTTACCATTCTCGCCTTTGATGTAACGCTGTACGATGCCATTCCTTTCTTTGAAGTATTAGGAATGCCTCCTTTCGCGCTTACAAAGGATGAAGAATTCGGATTCCTTGTGAAACATATCGCGCTGGAAAACGAACAGAACAAACTCGGCCGCGATAAACTCATCCGGAATTACATGGAGGAAATTATGATCCACATGTGCCGGTATATAGAATCACAGGAGAAATTTAAAAAGTATACTGACCGTCTGGAATTTTTATCGGATCGCCGCCTTGTGGATATTGTGAAATACATCCAGGAAAATCTGGAAAAAGATTTGTCCAACAAGACCATCGCGAATATCGCCTATGTTTCGGAAGATTATGTTGGGCAGTTTTTCAAATCACTCACCAATAAAAATCTTCAGGATTATATCGAGAACCAGCGTCTCGAACGCGCAATGTTTTTATTGCGTACCCAGCCCGATAATATCCAGGAAATCGCTCACCGTGTAGGATTCAAAGACCCGGCTTATTTCAGCAGGAGATTCAAAATGAAATTCGGTTCGAACGCGAATGCGGTAAGGCAGAATAAAAGCCAGCTGGTGTAA
- a CDS encoding adenosylhomocysteinase: MANTTSVDKFVKYKVKDISLAEWGRKEIKLAEAEMPGLMSLREEYGKQKPLKGARIAGCLHMTIQTAVLIETLVELGAEVTWSSCNIFSTQDHAAAAIAAAGVSVYAWKGMNAEEFDWCIEQTLFFGEDRKPLNMILDDGGDLTNMVLDKYPELVQNIKGLSEETTTGVHRLHERVKNGTLPIPAININDSVTKSKFDNKYGCRESLVDAIRRATDLMMAGKIAVVAGFGDVGKGSAESLKDSKVRVIVTEIDPICALQAAMEGYEVKKMDDAVKEADIIVTATGNYNIIKDRHFKAMKHNAVVCNIGHFDNEIDMAWLNKNYGASKDTIKPQVDKYTIDGKDIIVLAEGRLVNLGCAMGHPSFVMSNSFTNQTMAQLELWQNHSKYENKVYTLPKHLDEKVARLHLKKIGVEIDELTDEQANYIGVQKSGPFKSEHYRY, from the coding sequence ATGGCAAACACCACTAGCGTTGACAAATTCGTGAAATACAAGGTAAAAGACATTTCCCTGGCCGAATGGGGCCGTAAAGAGATTAAACTGGCCGAGGCTGAAATGCCGGGTCTGATGTCTCTTCGTGAAGAATATGGCAAACAAAAACCTTTGAAAGGTGCGCGTATTGCCGGTTGTCTGCATATGACCATCCAGACTGCTGTCCTGATTGAAACTCTCGTGGAACTGGGCGCTGAAGTGACCTGGTCTTCCTGCAATATTTTCTCTACTCAGGACCATGCTGCTGCCGCGATTGCCGCTGCGGGAGTTTCTGTGTATGCCTGGAAAGGTATGAACGCGGAGGAATTCGACTGGTGTATTGAGCAGACTCTCTTTTTTGGCGAAGACCGCAAACCATTGAACATGATTCTTGACGATGGTGGTGATCTGACCAACATGGTTCTCGATAAATATCCTGAGCTCGTTCAAAACATCAAAGGACTTTCTGAAGAAACGACAACCGGTGTTCACCGTTTGCACGAGCGCGTGAAGAACGGAACACTTCCGATTCCCGCGATCAATATCAACGATTCGGTTACCAAATCCAAATTCGATAATAAATACGGTTGCCGTGAATCACTGGTTGACGCGATCCGTCGTGCTACTGACCTGATGATGGCCGGAAAGATTGCAGTTGTTGCAGGCTTTGGTGATGTTGGTAAAGGTTCCGCTGAGTCTTTGAAAGATTCTAAAGTACGTGTAATCGTTACTGAGATCGATCCGATCTGCGCATTGCAGGCGGCGATGGAAGGTTATGAAGTGAAAAAGATGGATGACGCGGTGAAGGAAGCAGACATCATTGTGACTGCAACCGGAAACTATAACATCATCAAAGATCGTCACTTCAAAGCGATGAAGCACAACGCGGTGGTTTGTAACATCGGTCACTTCGATAATGAAATCGATATGGCCTGGTTGAACAAAAACTACGGCGCGTCAAAAGACACTATCAAACCACAGGTGGATAAATATACCATTGATGGCAAAGACATCATCGTTCTTGCAGAAGGACGTCTGGTGAATCTGGGTTGCGCGATGGGACACCCTTCTTTCGTAATGTCCAATTCATTCACCAACCAGACAATGGCTCAGCTTGAATTGTGGCAGAACCACAGCAAATACGAAAACAAAGTGTACACACTTCCTAAACATCTGGATGAAAAAGTTGCACGTTTACACCTGAAGAAAATCGGCGTGGAAATCGATGAGCTTACAGATGAGCAGGCAAATTATATCGGTGTACAGAAAAGTGGTCCGTTCAAATCTGAACATTACCGTTACTAA
- a CDS encoding c-type cytochrome has translation MKKLLVIGFLGIVIYGCHDAPPEIDYNELDRKANETLIVEANKFFKPLPIREYQYDRSEISKQVKLGKMLYYDPRLSKYGSYSCNSCHNLSTSGVDNKPTTVANSSKEIVRNVPTVLNAMMNHISSWDGTFEENKNEDELAIPHQDILSKRIAEIPDYHRLFEEAFPSEDKPLTLKNLQSAIIAFERTLITPSPLDKFLQGNIYALSYDEREGLRLFIQTGCTDCHSGTMLGGSMVRKFGEAHDYHPLTGSSHKDEGLKNRTGDLKDKDKFKVAGLRNIGRTYPYFHDGSVEYLSTAVKIMAKTQLDKDLDDEQIRLIVTFLNALSGDVPEDAQKAPLSLASY, from the coding sequence ATGAAAAAATTATTGGTCATCGGTTTTCTTGGTATCGTGATATACGGTTGTCACGACGCGCCGCCAGAAATTGACTACAACGAACTGGACAGAAAAGCGAACGAGACACTCATCGTCGAAGCGAATAAATTTTTCAAACCACTTCCCATTCGCGAGTACCAGTATGACCGCTCGGAAATTTCCAAACAAGTCAAGCTGGGCAAAATGTTGTATTACGATCCCCGGCTTTCAAAATACGGTTCTTACTCCTGCAATTCCTGTCACAATCTTTCTACATCCGGTGTCGACAACAAACCGACCACTGTAGCCAATTCCTCCAAAGAGATTGTAAGAAATGTACCTACGGTTTTGAACGCGATGATGAATCACATCTCATCATGGGACGGCACGTTTGAAGAAAATAAAAATGAAGATGAACTGGCGATTCCTCATCAGGATATTCTTTCCAAAAGAATCGCGGAGATTCCCGACTACCATCGTTTGTTTGAAGAAGCGTTCCCGAGCGAAGACAAACCGCTCACTTTAAAAAATCTTCAGTCCGCGATTATCGCATTTGAACGTACACTCATCACTCCTTCTCCTCTCGATAAATTCCTGCAGGGAAATATTTATGCATTGTCTTATGATGAAAGAGAAGGTTTGCGGCTTTTCATCCAGACAGGTTGTACCGATTGCCATTCCGGAACTATGCTTGGCGGATCCATGGTGCGTAAATTCGGTGAGGCGCACGATTATCATCCCTTGACAGGAAGTTCACACAAAGACGAAGGTTTGAAAAACAGAACCGGCGATCTGAAGGACAAAGATAAATTCAAAGTTGCAGGACTGAGAAACATCGGCCGCACGTATCCTTATTTTCATGATGGCAGTGTGGAGTATCTGAGTACTGCTGTAAAAATCATGGCTAAAACTCAACTCGACAAGGATCTTGATGATGAGCAAATCCGACTCATTGTTACTTTTCTAAATGCACTCTCCGGCGACGTCCCTGAAGATGCCCAAAAAGCTCCGCTCAGCCTGGCGAGTTATTGA
- a CDS encoding ATP-binding protein codes for MNKRIKRIALIGPESTGKTTLAEQLARHYKTVWIPEYSRNYVENLNRKYTKEDILLTIREQCAEEDRLLEQANKFLFADTEPILAQVWMMDVYHEKSAEIEKLIQERAYDLYLLLSPDLPYVNDPVRENPARRDFFFDWYKKELEERQLPYRVITGTGESRLAIAIKEIESLREN; via the coding sequence ATGAACAAACGAATCAAAAGGATCGCGTTGATTGGTCCTGAATCTACAGGAAAGACAACGCTTGCAGAGCAACTCGCCAGGCATTATAAAACTGTTTGGATACCCGAATATTCGAGGAACTATGTAGAAAATCTAAACAGGAAATACACCAAAGAAGATATCCTGCTGACCATCCGGGAGCAATGCGCTGAGGAAGACAGGTTGCTGGAACAGGCCAATAAATTTCTCTTCGCGGATACAGAACCGATTCTGGCGCAAGTGTGGATGATGGATGTTTACCATGAAAAGTCCGCCGAAATCGAAAAGCTGATCCAGGAACGAGCCTATGATTTGTACCTGTTACTTTCTCCTGATTTACCCTATGTAAATGATCCTGTGCGGGAAAACCCTGCACGGCGAGATTTTTTCTTTGATTGGTATAAAAAGGAATTGGAAGAAAGACAGCTGCCCTACCGCGTGATAACAGGCACAGGAGAATCACGACTTGCTATCGCGATCAAAGAGATTGAATCACTCCGGGAAAATTAG
- a CDS encoding S8 family serine peptidase translates to MKNFIRTLGLLFLVIFAGCNRLDDNQATPTTANESVLVQKQNPVSVPTEAMYNRSELDNRVVALQAERHDFHWEWTDMRTIWSAANQCYQVALGYKPANIDNIDPIIHQINLQSKEWKSVHDALLDLVLKGLNKNGQTVTLNDIIVEDDQVLPILVLRITDKDVLTQLYNLKNVRYLEPYGYWPAQWENRSSSGCSGSSYALNAADYTTITPGCKLPWDFNNVNIPAAWNTAQGAGIRIGVIDAGISSSQTLLGSQFNDGESNVGRSITTDYTYGTTAYTSCSHGTSMAGLAAGPRNAQNATTGVAYKANLHFIRGCDDVVLDASAELSGVKNALIRMGDLNDIKIISMSIGTPFSSGTLKDGVTYAYNKGKLIFAAAGTSFSWTSWWGVIYPAALSQCQAVTGVTESSSTCSDCHDGSQVDFTIPMQRNGNSNRTSLSLAPSGFNPTYIGGSSCATAITAGIAGIIWSVKPTLTRTQIITAMQQTAQYYPSPNSSRGFGNINAAAAVALASTY, encoded by the coding sequence ATGAAAAACTTTATCCGTACTCTTGGACTCTTGTTCCTGGTGATTTTTGCGGGCTGTAACCGGCTTGATGATAACCAGGCAACTCCGACCACAGCAAATGAATCTGTTCTGGTTCAAAAACAAAATCCGGTTTCAGTGCCGACTGAAGCGATGTACAATCGCTCGGAGCTCGACAACCGGGTTGTTGCTTTGCAGGCTGAACGCCACGATTTTCACTGGGAATGGACCGACATGAGAACCATCTGGAGCGCAGCTAATCAGTGCTACCAGGTCGCTCTTGGTTACAAACCTGCCAACATCGACAACATCGATCCCATCATTCACCAGATTAACCTCCAGAGCAAAGAATGGAAATCCGTTCACGATGCTTTGCTGGATCTTGTATTGAAAGGACTTAACAAGAACGGACAAACTGTAACTCTGAACGATATCATCGTTGAAGACGACCAGGTATTACCAATCCTCGTTCTGCGTATCACTGATAAAGATGTACTCACACAATTGTACAATCTTAAAAACGTACGTTACCTCGAGCCATATGGCTATTGGCCTGCGCAATGGGAAAACCGTTCATCTTCCGGATGCAGTGGTTCTTCCTATGCTTTGAATGCTGCCGATTATACAACCATCACTCCCGGCTGCAAATTGCCATGGGATTTTAATAATGTCAACATTCCTGCAGCATGGAATACAGCTCAGGGAGCAGGGATTCGCATCGGCGTGATTGATGCAGGAATCAGTTCCAGCCAGACTTTGCTGGGTAGCCAGTTCAACGATGGCGAAAGCAATGTCGGTCGCAGCATCACTACCGATTACACATATGGCACTACTGCCTACACTTCCTGTTCACACGGAACTTCCATGGCAGGTCTTGCTGCCGGTCCGCGCAATGCACAAAATGCCACAACAGGTGTCGCTTACAAAGCAAACCTGCATTTCATCCGTGGTTGTGATGATGTGGTGCTCGATGCTTCAGCGGAATTATCCGGAGTAAAAAACGCGCTCATCCGCATGGGTGATCTCAACGATATCAAAATCATCAGCATGTCAATCGGTACGCCTTTCTCCAGTGGAACATTGAAAGATGGCGTTACATATGCTTACAACAAAGGCAAACTGATCTTCGCCGCGGCAGGAACTTCTTTTTCATGGACAAGCTGGTGGGGTGTAATTTATCCGGCAGCATTGAGTCAATGTCAGGCTGTAACAGGAGTAACGGAAAGCAGCTCTACCTGCAGTGATTGTCACGATGGAAGTCAGGTTGATTTCACTATCCCGATGCAGCGCAACGGCAATTCCAACAGAACATCTTTATCGCTTGCACCAAGCGGATTCAACCCAACCTATATCGGTGGTTCTTCCTGCGCGACAGCGATCACAGCGGGTATTGCAGGAATCATCTGGTCGGTAAAACCAACCCTGACCAGGACACAAATTATCACAGCTATGCAGCAAACCGCACAGTATTATCCAAGCCCGAATTCAAGCAGAGGTTTTGGAAATATCAATGCAGCAGCAGCTGTCGCGCTGGCCTCCACTTATTGA
- a CDS encoding 4'-phosphopantetheinyl transferase superfamily protein: MPLTYHHKTDILQLGIWKSSEPMEELEQLAGLSESEIMLVQSFKSELRKKEFLSVRALLHNMHPASSLVIQYDENGKPYLDNMLSLSISHTQDYVSVLFSPLPYVGLDLETIRPQIEKIAHKFVNEEEAKYIDEKNRRQHLHILWGAKEVLYKIYGKGNVDFRGHLSVAPFQCTDKGSTEATIRMPDFERTFLVHFEKTENRMLAYATGE; this comes from the coding sequence ATGCCGCTGACGTATCATCACAAGACCGACATTCTCCAACTGGGGATCTGGAAAAGTTCCGAACCCATGGAAGAGCTCGAGCAACTGGCAGGTCTGAGCGAATCAGAAATCATGCTGGTGCAAAGCTTTAAAAGCGAATTGAGAAAAAAAGAATTCCTGAGCGTACGCGCATTGCTGCACAACATGCATCCGGCTTCATCGCTGGTAATTCAATACGACGAGAATGGAAAACCCTATCTCGACAACATGCTTTCATTGTCCATATCTCACACGCAGGATTATGTCTCGGTTTTGTTCTCTCCCCTGCCCTATGTCGGCCTGGATCTGGAAACCATTCGTCCTCAGATTGAAAAGATCGCGCACAAATTTGTCAACGAAGAGGAGGCAAAATACATAGATGAAAAAAACAGGCGTCAGCACCTGCACATTCTCTGGGGCGCGAAAGAAGTTCTTTATAAAATTTACGGGAAAGGGAACGTTGATTTTCGCGGGCATTTGTCGGTAGCTCCATTCCAGTGCACCGATAAAGGAAGCACAGAAGCTACCATCAGGATGCCTGATTTTGAACGTACTTTCCTCGTTCATTTTGAAAAAACAGAAAACCGCATGCTGGCCTATGCCACCGGTGAATGA
- a CDS encoding geranylgeranylglyceryl/heptaprenylglyceryl phosphate synthase produces MNLLYNRILAGRAGRKKSLAVLVDPDKTSLVACEKLAHNALDAGVDYLFVGSSILTHGDLDACISVLKQNCNIPVILFPGNTMQISDKADAILFLSLISGRNAEMLIGRHVISAPMLKKSGLEILPTGYMLIDSGAPTSVSYMSNTFPIPHDKDDIAACTAMAGEMLGLKMIYMDAGSGARFPVSKSMIACVKNTVNTPLIVGGGIRTPEKALDQCNAGADIVVIGNAIEKDPALIGEIATAMHVEIFK; encoded by the coding sequence ATGAACCTGCTTTACAATCGTATCCTCGCCGGCCGTGCGGGTCGCAAAAAATCTCTCGCGGTACTTGTTGATCCTGACAAGACCTCTCTTGTTGCCTGCGAAAAACTCGCTCACAACGCACTCGATGCCGGAGTTGATTATTTATTTGTCGGAAGCAGTATTCTCACCCACGGCGATCTTGATGCCTGTATTTCTGTACTGAAGCAAAACTGCAATATTCCTGTGATTCTTTTTCCGGGAAATACCATGCAAATTTCCGACAAAGCCGACGCGATTCTTTTTCTTTCTCTCATCAGTGGCAGAAACGCGGAAATGCTGATTGGCAGACACGTGATCTCCGCTCCCATGCTAAAAAAAAGCGGACTGGAAATTCTTCCTACCGGATATATGCTCATTGATAGCGGCGCTCCAACATCTGTGAGTTACATGAGCAACACCTTTCCGATTCCACATGACAAGGACGATATTGCTGCATGTACTGCCATGGCCGGAGAAATGCTGGGACTAAAAATGATATATATGGATGCCGGTAGTGGCGCACGCTTTCCGGTAAGCAAATCCATGATCGCTTGTGTAAAAAACACGGTCAACACACCATTGATTGTAGGCGGAGGAATTCGTACTCCGGAAAAAGCACTTGATCAATGTAATGCCGGAGCGGATATTGTGGTGATAGGAAATGCAATAGAAAAAGATCCCGCGCTGATTGGCGAAATTGCCACTGCAATGCACGTGGAGATCTTCAAATAA
- a CDS encoding T9SS type A sorting domain-containing protein — MLRRIFVFLILFFFAKNIFAQISCDQFMGAGFPGEHYINGLAADDSGNVFIAGFFTDSLNLGGQSIVGQKYNSYIACLNGAQHLQWIHVYAHDQNDITCRVLYSQDGSVYVSGSFIDSISLGGFSYATLGIWDVYVAKLNASTGACQWLFRGGSNGSEITREMQLDESGNLLVTGGFWGYCRLGPYTLICSGTMDVFLMKMDPSGNVIWAKQASTPNGSLPYGLSAIGGNGIAISGNYSVTLNFGNGVVLNAANNSSFVACYDSSGTIRWAKNGISTALIKATGDEHGNVYALDANYDFITKYSPLGDSLFSLEMEIGTPPSPTFSILQTFENRIYLSGRYSDSMSIGNHSFYSANSNAKLFLATLDTSCNLTRFFDYEDSLAGFAPGMMCFGVSDRALIGGFYQCNPDVSYDSIAHLPCDSVAQASAFILDVCLNNVGIGTVQDDSEKPVVYPNPVSSILNVELNSPPIEPVSIQLIDPTGRLIHHWSTSTQKNTLDLRGISSGIYFLQILKNSKSQTSKIFISHQ; from the coding sequence ATGCTTAGACGCATTTTTGTATTTCTGATTTTATTCTTTTTTGCAAAAAATATTTTTGCTCAAATTTCCTGTGACCAGTTCATGGGAGCGGGATTTCCCGGTGAGCATTATATCAACGGATTGGCTGCTGATGATAGTGGAAATGTATTTATCGCCGGATTTTTTACGGATAGTTTAAATCTGGGCGGACAAAGTATCGTCGGACAAAAATACAACAGTTACATCGCTTGCCTCAATGGGGCTCAGCATTTGCAATGGATCCATGTGTATGCACATGATCAGAATGACATTACCTGTCGTGTACTTTATTCGCAGGATGGCAGTGTCTATGTTTCCGGATCATTTATAGACAGCATCTCTTTGGGTGGTTTTTCTTACGCTACTCTTGGGATCTGGGATGTCTATGTCGCGAAATTAAATGCTTCAACCGGCGCCTGCCAATGGTTATTTCGTGGAGGAAGTAACGGATCAGAAATTACAAGAGAGATGCAGCTTGATGAATCCGGTAATCTTTTGGTCACGGGTGGCTTTTGGGGATATTGCAGATTGGGACCGTACACTCTTATTTGCTCCGGGACCATGGACGTCTTCCTCATGAAAATGGATCCTTCCGGAAATGTGATCTGGGCAAAACAGGCAAGTACACCAAATGGTTCGCTTCCTTATGGATTGAGTGCAATAGGAGGAAATGGTATCGCGATCAGTGGAAATTACAGTGTCACATTGAATTTCGGAAATGGTGTCGTGCTGAACGCGGCGAACAATTCTTCCTTTGTCGCCTGTTATGATTCGAGTGGTACAATCCGCTGGGCGAAGAATGGAATTTCCACTGCTTTGATCAAAGCAACAGGCGATGAACATGGGAATGTTTATGCATTGGATGCGAACTACGATTTCATTACAAAATATTCACCGCTTGGTGATTCTTTGTTTTCTCTGGAAATGGAAATAGGTACACCGCCTTCTCCAACTTTTTCTATTCTTCAAACTTTTGAAAATAGAATTTATTTGTCGGGAAGATATTCCGATTCCATGTCGATTGGAAATCATTCATTCTATTCAGCAAACAGTAACGCGAAATTATTTCTGGCAACACTGGACACCAGTTGTAACCTTACAAGATTTTTTGATTACGAAGACAGTCTGGCCGGTTTTGCTCCGGGAATGATGTGTTTTGGAGTTTCTGATCGTGCATTGATCGGAGGTTTTTATCAATGCAATCCGGATGTCAGTTATGACAGCATCGCCCATCTGCCCTGTGATTCTGTTGCACAGGCAAGTGCTTTCATTCTGGATGTTTGTTTGAATAATGTCGGTATTGGTACGGTTCAGGATGATTCAGAAAAACCTGTTGTTTATCCCAATCCTGTTTCATCAATTCTGAATGTGGAACTCAACAGTCCACCAATTGAACCGGTTTCCATTCAACTCATTGATCCCACCGGCCGTCTGATCCATCACTGGTCCACCTCCACCCAAAAAAACACCCTCGATCTCCGGGGAATCAGTTCCGGTATCTATTTCCTGCAAATCCTCAAGAACTCAAAATCCCAGACCTCCAAAATTTTTATATCCCATCAATAA